From the genome of Deltaproteobacteria bacterium, one region includes:
- a CDS encoding aspartate carbamoyltransferase catalytic subunit, with protein MNWRHKDLLDISQLDRDEVGHVFETAARFAEVNQRPIKKVPILKGKSVVLFFAEASTRTKTSFDMAGKRLSADTFSLAKSGSSLQKGESLKDTALTLQAMHPDAIVIRHWQSGAAAFLAERLDCSIINAGDGWHAHPTQALLDGFTLSRVWDTFKGRTVCILGDIAHSRVARSDVQLLTLLGARVRLCAPRTLLPAGVGSWPVETFTDVATACAGVDAVICLRLQLERQQAGLLPDLREYACTYGLTGRHLKNAAPNVKIMHPGPMNRGLEIASDLADSGASLVLDQVSAGVAVRMTLLHLFLTRSRIAA; from the coding sequence ATGAATTGGCGGCACAAGGATTTACTCGACATTTCGCAGCTTGACCGGGACGAGGTCGGGCACGTCTTCGAGACGGCGGCCAGATTCGCCGAAGTGAACCAGCGGCCCATCAAAAAAGTGCCCATCCTCAAGGGCAAGAGCGTGGTCCTCTTTTTCGCCGAGGCCTCGACCCGGACCAAGACCTCTTTCGACATGGCTGGCAAGCGACTTTCGGCCGACACCTTCAGTCTGGCCAAATCCGGCAGCTCCCTGCAAAAAGGCGAAAGCCTCAAGGACACGGCCCTGACCCTGCAGGCCATGCACCCCGACGCCATCGTCATCCGGCATTGGCAGAGCGGCGCCGCCGCCTTCCTGGCCGAAAGACTGGATTGCTCCATCATCAACGCCGGCGACGGCTGGCACGCGCACCCCACCCAGGCCCTGCTCGATGGCTTCACCCTGAGCCGGGTCTGGGACACTTTTAAGGGCAGGACCGTGTGCATCCTGGGCGACATCGCCCACAGCCGGGTGGCCCGCTCCGATGTCCAGCTCCTGACCCTGCTCGGCGCCCGGGTGCGACTGTGCGCGCCGCGCACGCTCCTGCCCGCCGGCGTCGGATCCTGGCCCGTGGAAACCTTTACCGACGTGGCCACGGCCTGCGCGGGCGTGGACGCGGTCATTTGTCTGCGCCTGCAGCTTGAACGGCAACAGGCCGGCCTGCTGCCGGACCTGCGCGAGTACGCGTGCACCTATGGCCTGACCGGCCGGCACCTGAAAAACGCGGCGCCAAACGTCAAGATCATGCATCCCGGACCCATGAACCGGGGGCTGGAAATCGCTTCCGACCTCGCCGACTCGGGCGCGAGTCTGGTGCTCGACCAGGTCAGTGCCGGCGTGGCCGTGCGCATGACCCTTCTCCATCTTTTTCTGACCCGGTCCCGCATCGCGGCATAG